A genomic window from Sulfurospirillum multivorans DSM 12446 includes:
- a CDS encoding glycoside hydrolase family 3 N-terminal domain-containing protein, which yields MMLKFFFSFLLLSSLLHAKTPPLEDMIAQMIIIGFDGTKEGDKWVEQIAKDIKREKIGGVFITEKNVQNSVQLRKLNDYLKSQAPEALPLIVAVEHEGGNSLFEAKKGFSDVPSAHELFQNKDIAESEALYQKLSSDLSQSGVNVNLAPVLDLQPKFDVLDSSKLQRSYAAYEEIVTTYAMLFINALKAEGVMPVVKYFPTSGTNLWNNFSSEEEITKTWRFEQLKPYYDLIAFGKMDAVLISHVMHQELDPKNPTLFSKLVIQGLLRDKMHFEGVVFADNLRTNSIASSVDFKHRVIRSIDAGADILVFTNYFAESASMTFTVNKIIKEAIQSGELSSERIALSYERIVRFKQKLSKRGSHVN from the coding sequence ATGATGCTGAAATTTTTCTTCTCCTTCTTACTGCTTTCTTCGCTTTTGCACGCTAAAACACCTCCTTTGGAAGATATGATCGCACAGATGATTATCATCGGCTTTGATGGAACCAAAGAGGGCGATAAATGGGTTGAACAGATTGCTAAAGACATTAAACGTGAAAAAATTGGTGGGGTTTTTATCACCGAAAAAAATGTTCAAAACTCAGTACAGCTTAGAAAACTCAATGATTACCTCAAGTCACAAGCACCCGAAGCGCTTCCGTTGATCGTGGCAGTTGAACATGAGGGTGGAAACAGTCTGTTTGAGGCTAAAAAAGGTTTTAGCGACGTTCCCTCTGCACATGAACTTTTTCAAAACAAAGATATTGCGGAAAGTGAAGCACTGTATCAAAAACTCAGCTCAGATCTTTCTCAAAGTGGTGTTAATGTCAATCTTGCGCCCGTTCTTGACCTTCAACCTAAATTTGATGTGCTTGATAGCTCCAAACTGCAACGTAGTTACGCCGCGTATGAAGAGATTGTCACGACCTATGCGATGCTATTTATCAATGCGCTTAAAGCCGAAGGCGTGATGCCCGTTGTGAAGTATTTTCCCACCTCGGGTACCAATCTTTGGAATAACTTCTCTAGCGAAGAAGAGATCACCAAAACATGGCGTTTTGAGCAGTTAAAACCCTATTATGATCTCATCGCTTTTGGTAAAATGGACGCCGTTTTGATTTCCCATGTCATGCACCAAGAGCTCGATCCCAAAAATCCAACGCTCTTTTCAAAATTGGTCATTCAGGGCTTACTACGAGATAAAATGCACTTTGAAGGCGTCGTTTTTGCTGATAATTTGCGCACCAATTCGATTGCGAGTAGTGTTGATTTTAAACACCGTGTGATTCGTAGCATCGACGCTGGAGCTGATATTTTGGTCTTTACGAACTATTTTGCCGAGAGTGCGAGTATGACCTTTACCGTTAATAAAATTATTAAAGAAGCGATTCAAAGTGGGGAGCTGAGCTCTGAGCGTATTGCCCTCTCCTATGAGCGCATCGTGCGTTTTAAACAAAAATTATCCAAAAGAGGAAGCCATGTTAATTAA